A genome region from Natranaeroarchaeum sulfidigenes includes the following:
- a CDS encoding metallophosphoesterase family protein → MTRVAILTDLHYNKSAPEQLTAELQKAVFRFEERIQPDRVVVLGDIVHEVDAAATDRENAVTIRSILDEISCPVRYLPGNHDAVHLSIADDWPELFGHEAWGIDTDASLVYLDSTAPHLDGGRGEIGERQLRALRDALEDLSDALVFVHHPVHECDVSNNRWFADRPEEAFCADGAAVRNALAMTDAVAATFNGHLHEFGYVCSGGISHFTVDAFNKQLTPNEAFGAYAIVDRKEDLRVRFVDGGGRENTWYRRL, encoded by the coding sequence ATGACGCGGGTCGCCATCCTGACCGACCTTCATTACAACAAATCTGCACCCGAGCAGCTCACAGCTGAACTCCAGAAAGCAGTTTTCAGATTCGAAGAACGGATCCAGCCCGACCGAGTCGTGGTGCTCGGCGACATTGTCCACGAAGTAGACGCGGCTGCGACAGACCGTGAGAATGCAGTGACTATCCGTTCGATTCTAGATGAGATTTCCTGCCCAGTGCGGTACCTGCCTGGAAACCACGACGCGGTTCACCTCTCGATCGCGGACGACTGGCCCGAATTATTCGGTCACGAAGCCTGGGGGATCGACACTGACGCGTCGCTAGTGTATCTTGACTCGACGGCCCCGCACCTCGACGGTGGTCGTGGCGAGATCGGTGAAAGACAGTTACGGGCACTCCGGGACGCACTAGAGGATCTCTCGGATGCTCTCGTCTTCGTACATCACCCAGTCCACGAGTGTGATGTCAGCAATAACCGGTGGTTTGCCGACCGCCCGGAGGAGGCGTTCTGTGCTGACGGAGCGGCGGTTCGCAACGCTTTGGCAATGACTGATGCAGTCGCAGCGACGTTCAACGGCCACCTCCACGAATTCGGGTATGTTTGCTCCGGGGGCATTAGCCATTTCACCGTCGACGCATTCAACAAGCAATTAACCCCCAATGAGGCGTTCGGTGCGTACGCCATAGTAGATCGTAAAGAGGATCTCCGTGTTCGATTCGTCGATGGAGGCGGTAGAGAGAATACTTGGTATCGCCGCCTGTAG